A part of Vigna radiata var. radiata cultivar VC1973A chromosome 11, Vradiata_ver6, whole genome shotgun sequence genomic DNA contains:
- the LOC106776793 gene encoding uncharacterized protein LOC106776793: MLQAGHQFPEEIADIIRKNQQQSTFCHVHPYNRENSEFDVQEISTPHQYRPHPISYKVRLNEWWCDCGHFQATRLPCHHVIAICANSHIPLTQVVDPVYSLNNIYKSYEVQFHPIQNEDYWSVYTGPNFIPDPRMRRKASRRPSTKRIPNEMDQSTPDQPKKCSYYRNEGHHKGNCPFRQ; this comes from the coding sequence ATGTTACAAGCAGGCCACCAATTTCCTGAAGAAATCGCCGACATTATTAggaaaaatcaacaacaatcAACATTTTGTCATGTTCATCCCTACAACCGTGAAAATTCAGAATTTGatgttcaagaaatttcaacacctCACCAATATCGCCCGCATCCAATTTCCTATAAGGTCAGGCTAAATGAATGGTGGTGTGATTGTGGTCACTTCCAAGCTACCCGTCTCCCATGTCATCATGTCATTGCCATTTGCGCAAATTCGCATATACCACTAACCCAAGTAGTTGATCCAGTGTATAGCCTTAATAACATTTACAAGTCATACGAAGTACAATTTCACCCAATCCAAAATGAAGATTATTGGTCTGTGTATACAGGTCCAAACTTCATACCAGATCCTCGTATGCGACGCAAGGCATCTAGAAGACCGTCTACAAAAAGGATTCCTAATGAGATGGATCAATCCACTCCAGATCAGCCCAAAAAATGCTCTTACTACCGGAACGAAGGTCATCATAAGGGAAATTGTCCATTTCGTCaatag